One Anatilimnocola floriformis genomic window, GGAAACCGATCGCATCGGTGACTTGGCCCGCGAACTTCGCAAGTTCGGCGCGACGGTCGATGAATATGATGATGGCCTGCGAATCACTCCGCCGGCGATCTACGAAAGCCTGCCCGGCGTTTCGATCGCCACGTACAACGATCACCGCATGGCGATGAGCTTCGCCTTGGCGGGACTCCGTTTGCCGGGAGTTGTGATCAACGATCCAGGTTGCACGGCGAAGACCTATCCGAATTTCTTCGGTGACTTGCAGCGGCTGATCGACGCTTCGTAGCAGCGATTTTCTCGAATTCTTCATCCTGCCGAACGTTGCGAGGCTGCCGCTGCGCAAACTAACATGCATAAGCTCTGCCGTTTGTTTGTTCCGCTGATTTGGGTGTTGCCATGCGTTTCTTTCTCCTTCTCGCCGCTGCGCTGCTGATGGCAGCCACTGCCGCTGCGAAGGAAGAAAAGAAGTCCGCCAAAAAACCCGAAGCCAAAGCCGCAACTAAGGCTCCCGCGAAACCCGCTCCCGAAAAACCAGCGCCCAAGCCGACTCCGCTTGATGCACTTGGCTCCTCGGTCGATCTGCCGGCGGTCGCTCCTGGCAAATGGACGACACTGGCCAAGACAACCATTGCCGAAGACCAATTGGTCGCGCTCACGCTCGTCGGCGCCGATCGCTGCTTGGGAACGGGCCGGCCGATGACGCTGAAGGAACTCGCGGGCGGGCGTTCCTGGCAATGCTTAGCGCCGGCGGGCAACGGTTTTGACCCGATCGAACTCGGCATGTTTCGGATCGAGAAGGGCGCGCTGCAGTTCGCTTGGAGCGACGGCGCGAAGGATTATCCTGGCGCGGGAATGCTTCGCAATGCTGCCGTGGAAATCGGTGCGGGCTCCGTTGCCAAAGTGGCCGCGCTGCGGACCACGCTCAAGTCGCAAGTGCTCGACCTTTCGTACGACATGTCGATCTCGGAGTTCATCGAGATTCCCGATGCACCGATCCTCGGCCATCTGCGAATTGAAATTCAGATGCCGAAAAATAAGTTTCGCGGCAGTCCGCTCGAGTGGCGATTTGTCGGCGATGGTTTTCCGATCGGCACGATGAAAGCCGGCGAAGATCGGTTGTGGGCCGAGGCGATCAATCTCAACCGTTTGATCGTGAAGCTCGAAACGGCAGCCGGTAAAAGCATCAAGCTCACTGGCACGCCGATGTTTTGGGTGCTCGATCGCGACAAGCCGGTGCGGCTGAACGAAAAAACTCTCGCGGCTGCCATCGATCAACTGAAGCTGCACGAGAAACAGCTCGACGATGTCCGCGAAAAATTAGGTAAGGGGAAGGAAGTCGCGGTCCAGCGAAAAGCCGTCGACAAGCAAATCGCCTTTGCGGAGCAAGCGAGTGCCGATCTCAAAGGCATTCAAGATTTCATGAAGCGCTCTGCCGTGGGTAAGGTCAACTACCGCGTCCTGCATGAGATCGAAAAGGGCTACATCGTGCCCCTCGTCACCACGCGATAGCAGCGGGCCGCAAGATTTCGGCCGCTGCGGCAACTATTCGCTGCCGCCCGAGGTATAGCCTCGGGCAGTTCCCACCCACCGCCGCCCACGTCCCGCATTGCAGTGCGGCCGTGCTAGCCTCGGCAGCGGGTATCCAGCGGGCGTCGGCTGCGTAAAATGCAGGGCAGATTGCTCGTTCGCCGTTCGCGATTTTCAGCCGAAAGTTGCCAGAAGAGGTTCGCTTATGTTTCGCAGTTTCCTGATTGCCAGCCTGGCGATTTTCGGACTATTCGTGCTCGCCGCGCCTGCCCGTGCCATCGACGGCGAAGCAGCCATCGGCAAACCATTCGGCGTCGGGCGGATCACATTCAGCGGCGCCGATGCGGGTAGCATCGACGAACGGCTGTGCCGGATCGAAGAAGCCGGCGGGCAAATTTATTATCCCACGATGACGCCGGGCTTACTGGGCCGATTGTTCAACCAAGTGCTCGGTCCGCCGCAAACCGGCGCTGCCGGACAAGTGACGATTCACTTTCTCTTCCGCGGCGATGAACCGTTGAAGGTCACGATTTTTACTCCAGCGAAAATCGAGCTCACACTCACGCCGCGCGTCGAGAACGAACGCGCCTTCAATCGCCTACAAGAACGCTGGTGGCGCGACTATCAAACCGCCGCGCAAAAGCAGATCGACGAAGGAAATCATCCGCCGCTGGTCCCCAGCTATTTGCAAACGATGTTGTCACGACGACTCGGTTTGCCGCTGAAAGACGAAGTCGGTTTGCTGGGCAGGCCGAAGCCGGTCGAAAAGCCCGCACCATCGACGTATGACTCGTTGCAATTGCTGCTCGGTCTCGAAGAACTTCGCCTGAAGACCGTGCGCGATTCGATGCTCGGCCGCGGCGACTATGGCCAGCGGCTGACCGCCGAGTTGCCTGCCGGCATGGCTTGGCCGCCGGCTGCGTTGCCACCACTCGACGGCGACGTGCCCGTCGAAACGATCGCCAGCCACGTTCCGCCGGAATACTTCTACATCCGCTTCGGCACGTTTCGCAATTATCTCTGGCTGTCGGATTTGATGAACGACTACGGCGGCGACCTCGGCAGCATGGTCACCATGCGGAGCTACGTCGCGCCCCTCAACAAGCGAATTCAAGAGCAACTCGGCCTGGAGCAGAATGAACTTGCCAAGGTGCTCGGGCCGAACGTCATCAACGACGTCGCGCTGATCGGCCAGGATCTGTACATGGTCGATGGCGCTGCGATGGGCATCCTGTTCGAAGCCAAGGCTTCCGAACTATTCGCCGATGACATTCAGAAGCAACGCAAGCGCGCTCTCGAGCGTCACAAAACGAAGGGCGCCAAAGCGGAAATCATCAAGATCAACGGCCAGGAAGTTTCGTTCATCTCGACGTCCGACAATCGGCTCCGCTCGTTCTATGTGAGTCACGACAAGTATCACTTCGTGACGACCTCGCGGACGATGGCCGAGCGTTTCCTCGCTGTGAGTGGTGGTGCGCCGGCGCTCGCGCAATCGGCTGAGTTTCTGCATGCCCGCACCATTCTGCCGATTGTCCGCGACGACACGATTTTTGCGTTCTTTTCGAAGTCGTTCTTCGAAGGGCTCCTCACGCCGCAGTATCAAATTGAACTCCATCGCCGCATGCAGGCGACGACCGATCTCGATCTGCTCCGGTTCGCGCGCTTGACTGCTCGTGGCGAAGGCTACGATGCCGATAAACTCGAAACGCTCATCGAAGGACGATTTTTGCCGGCTTCGTTCGGCAAGCGTCCCGACGGCAGTTCGCCGCTGCTCGCGGGGACGGAATTGCTCGATACCCGTCGCGGTGCGCGTGGGTCTTTCCTGCCGATTGCCGATACGCGCGTTGAGCGCGTTACGGCTGCCGAAGCGGAACGTTACAACGCGCAGGCCGCGCTCTACCGCGATCAGTGGAAAGTGATGGATCCGCTGATGATCGGCATCAAGCGATTTGCGCTCGAGAAGACCGATCCCGCCGCGCCGACGATCGAACGCGTGACGATCGACGGCAACATCACGCCGCTGAACGAAGCCAAGTACGGCCGCGTGATGGCCATGCTCGGCCCACCGACAACGCAAATGATCACCCGCGATCGCAACGACATCGCCTCGGTGCAAGCCGTGGTGAAAGAGATCAATCTCCTCGGCAACATTCCGCCGCATCATTTGTTCCTCGGCGTGCAAGATCTCACGCCAGTGCTCGAGAATCGAAAAACGGGGCTCTTCGGCACGCTGCAGATGTTGCAAAAAACTCCCGGCTACATCGGCTCGTGGCCGAAGGCTGGTTACCTCGACATGCTGCCGCTCAGCGGCCTGCTCGGCGGTCGGCCCGATGCTGATGGCTTTACGCAGTTTCCGTTTGGATTGTGGCGTCGCGAGGGAGGCGGCTTTTCGGTTCTCTCGTTCGATTGGAGTGTGCTCGCCAACGTCACGCCGAACTTGCGCGTGAGCGAAGCCGAGATTCCCGCGCAGGTTCGCATTCACATCGGCGACCTCAGCACCGCCAAGGTTGCGCCCCTCATCAATCAGCTGTATTACGATCGCGCCCTCGCCGCTTCGGCGGGCAACGTGAAGATGTTGCATATGCTCAATCAGCAAATGCATGTGCCGCTCGATGAGTGCGTCACTGTCGCGCACGACATGCTCAACGCCGAGCTCAATTGCCCGCTCGGCGGCGATTACAAACTGATGGAAGAAATCGGCGGCGGCTTGTATTGGCGATCGACGATTTGGCCGGAGAAATTCGATCAAGCGCCCGCCGATTACAAAGCGCCGCTGCTCGATTGGTTCCGCGGTCTCGATGGCCATCTGACGAAGCAGCAGAGCCGCCTGATCGCGCACCTCGAGGTCGATCTGGCCCGCAAGCCGGAGGCTAAGGCTCCTGCGGCAGCGCCGGAATTCAAGCTGCCGTTGTTTGATCTCTTCAACGGCCAAAAGGCGTTCAAGACGGATCCGAAAGCGAAAGAAAATGAACTGCCGCCGCCGTTGCCCCCCGTGAAACAAACGACGCCGCCGAAGGGACGGGAGTTTTAAGGAACGCAACAGCCCTGGCCCGTTTTCCACGCGCGGGCTATTCTGGAGGGATGAACTACGGCGTTATCTATCATGTGGTCTTCGAGAAGGGGTTCGGCTTCATCAAGCCGGACCGCGGTCAGGACATTTTCTTTCCCGCGGTGGCAGTGCAAGACGGCCGGTTCGATCACATCGGACCCGAACAGCCCGTGAAGTACGAGCTGGAGATGATGTCGGACGAGGAGAAGAAGAAGGCCAAGGGGCCGCGGGCCAAGATCGTGATCTTGATCGACAAGATCCCCGGCGGAATTCTCGAAGACACGCCAGCCGAACTGCGGGCCAAGCATCATCCGAACAAGCGGGGCCGCAAAGCCACCTGGAAGCGGAAGATCGAGCTCAACAAACCGCCGGAATCAGAAAAACCGGCGGCTGAAGCAGAACTCGAATCACAAACGATTGCCGAGCCGGAAGCAACTCCCGACTCCGACACGCCGACCTCTTAACCGACGTGCACGCCGCGATCATCGATCCGGTACGGCACGATCCGTTCATCGCAGGCGCTGCCGCGATGCTTGGCGACAAACAGCGACCGCCCCATGCGGTCGCCGTTGCGGGTCTTGCCCATGTAGATCAGCGTGTTGGCGTTCGACAGCACGTCACCTTCGGCCAGCGGCCGGCTGATCAGATCGTCGAGCATGGTCTCGTGCGAAGTAACGAGCAGCACGCAGCCAACCTGCGCCGGATCGTACACATGCGCCGCCGCCGCTTCGGCATTCTGCCGGTAATGCTCGCGGAATAAATCGCGCGCGACCCATTCAGGATCTTTCCGCAGCACTTGATGATAGACGTACTCGAACAGATGAAACTGAATCGACTCGCCAGGCCGATCGACCGGCTCGATGCCATCGATCACGATGCGCCGCGAACCTTGCACCAGATTGCCATAGAGAAATGAAATCGCCGCGCGCAAGCGGGCATTCAAATGAGCTTGCCAGTTGCGCCAGTCGTCCCAATCGAGATCCTTGCGCGTCACCCGCTGACCGCTGTAATCGAAGACGTGCAGATAATCGCCGAACTGCTTGCTGGCCGCAAAAAAATCATCGAGTTCGACCAGGCGATTTACATCGGCCACGGCCAGGCGCGCATCGAACATCCGCTGCGCATACGCCGCATGATTCTGCGAATCGCCGCGCGAGCTACAATCAAAAACTACGCCGCGACGCTTCTCTTGAGCCACGCCCGCCTGCGCAAACTGCAGCCCGAGTTGCGTCTTGCCAATGCCGGTCGCGCCCACGACCACCGTGAGTGTTCCCGGTAGCAAGCCGCCCCCCAGCAGTTCATCGAGCCCATCCACTCCCGTCGTCTGTCGCGCCGTCAAAGCAACTTCCTTCCATCAATCGCAAGAACAAACCAATGCCCCATGGTAAAGGCCGCCGCGGCTGAGGGACAGGCAGCATATCGCCGCTAAAGATGTCTGCGAATGTTTGCAGGTGGTGTTCGAAAACACTCCAATAGTGAAGTTGAGAACATTCACGAACGATTGGCCCGCTCGGAATTGGATGCTGCGGCAATGCGACAATATTATCTCTTGCTCCTCTGTGGATTTCTGTTCGTTGGTTTGGGATGTGAAAATCGTTCGGCAAATAATTCGGCGGGCATGTCAGCCACCGAATACCAGCGGCAAATAGCTGAGTTTGACCGCCAAGGCGAAATCGCTGCCAAACATCAAGCCGAGACTGATCGGCAACTTGCGGAATCCGCCCGTCAAGGTGCAGTCACCGCGAAACAGCAAGAAGAAATGCAGCGCCAATTGGAACAGGCTGCTAAACAAGCCGACCGAATGCAGAAGCTAATCGAGCGTTGGGAGGGGCAGGCTGATCGGCAAGACAAAATTCTGGAACGACAAGAGCGTCAACTGCCGCAGCCCAAGGACACGCCTTAACAAGTCGAGCCATTTAGCCGGTGAAAACCAAAGCCACGGGCGCGCGACTTGCACCGGCATTTTCCGACTAGCCAACTCGTGCCCGATGGACGAGGTCAACTGCGTGCCGAGGACATTTCGGCTTACCGCAGCAACCCTCCTACTCTCGAAGCACGCAGCGCGCAACAATCGGTTGCTGGCCCTAACCTCTCCCTCGCCCAGGATCTTCTGGTGACTGACCAATCCGACTCCCACACTCCGTTACGAATCATGGTGGTCGAGGACAACAAGGACGCAGCCGACAGCCTAGCCATGCTGCTGCGAATTGAATGTGCTCATACCGTCGACGTGGCGTACACCGGGCTGCAAGCCTTGCAGCTCGCCAACGTGCACCGGCCTGATGTCGTGCTACTGGATCTCGGACTGCCGACGCTCAACGGCTTTCAAGTGGCCGAAGAAATGCGGGCCATGCCCGCTGGCGACGAGATCACGATCATTGCCATCACGGGTCATTCCGATCCGGTCGTCATCGATGCGGCGACTGCGGCAGGGATCAATCTCCACCTGACCAAGCCCGTCGACATTCAGCACTTACTCCGTTACTTGAGCGGCAGTGGCTTGAATTAGAAATCGGTCCGAACATGTCTCTTTCGTTCGATCTGATTTGTGTAGGCTCCGGCCCGGCGGCGGCAACAGTCGCCGTCACCTGCGCAAAAGCAGGTTGGAATGTCGCGATCGTGGAGTCGCAAGACTTCGGCGGAACTTGCGCGCTGCACGGCTGCAATCCGAAGAAAGTCTTCACCAACGCGGCTGCGCTCTTCGATCGATTTCAACGATCACAAGAAAAACTAACGCGAGGTAAGGCCCGGATCGAATGGTCGGATCTGGTCGCGTTTCAACACGAGTTCACCGATCCGGTGCGCGAAAAGAGTGAAGAGAAATTCGAGCAGCGCGGCATCAAGACCTTCCACGGCGTCGCCCGGTTCGTCGGCGAGCGCATCATCGAAGTGGGCGAGCAACGCCTCGAAGCCAGACGCATTTTTCTGGGCGTCGGCGCGCGACCGACTCCACTGAAAATTATTGGCAACGAGTTAGCGATCACGAGCGACGACTTCATGGAACTCGCCGAGTTGCCAGCGCGGGTGTTGTTTCTGGGTGGCGGTTTTATCTCGTTTGAATTCGCGCACTTGGCAGCGCGCGTCGGATCGCAAGTAACGATTAGCGATCGCCATGAACTGCCGCTACGTTCGTTCGATCCTGACTTAGTGCGTCTGCTCATGAAGAGTTCGCAGGAAGCGGGAATCGACATTCGGAATGAAACCGAAGCACGCCAGATCGAGCGTAGCGCGAATGGTTTGCGAGTGACGCTGACGACGAAGACTGGCGATAAGCTCATCGATGTTGATCTCGTCGTGAATAGCGGCGGCCGTGTGCCTGATCTCGCGGGACTGAATCTGGAAGCAGGAAGCATCGCGCACGGCAAGCGCGGTGTGCAGGTGAATGAGTTTCTGCAAAGCACGACGAATCCCGCCGTCTACGCCGGTGGCGATTGTGCCGACACGGGTGTGCAGATGCTCGCTCCGACAGCCAACGAATCGGCCCGGATTGCCGCAAAAAACTTGCTGGCCGGTGAACCGGCGACGGCTGTTGATTACGGGCCTGTTCCGCAGGTGGTCTTCAGCGTGCCGCCGCTGGCTGCGGTGGGAATGTCGGAAGCCGATGCGCGGAACAAGGGCCTGGAGATTGATATTCGTTACGAAGATCTGTCTACGAAAGGCGAGGTGCGAAAGCTCTGCTCATCAACCGCTGGCTGCAAGCTGATCATCGATCGCCGCAGTGATCGCATCCTCGGCGCGCATCTCCTCGGCCCGCACGCCGACGAGGTCATCAACGTTTTCGCCCTCGCCATTCGTCAAAAACTAACCGCGGCGGAACTGAAGAGCATGCTCTTCACCTATCCCACCATGACTGCCGAGTATTGCCGGCTGCTGTAAGCTCAGCCGCGCACGGCGGCTTCGATTTTCGCCACGTCGATTTTCTTCATCGTCATCATGGCTTCGAAAGCTCGCTTGCCAACGGCGGGATCGGTGCTGGTGAAAGCTTTGGTCAGCACGACGGGAGTGATCTGCCACGACAAACCCCATTTGTCCTGGCACCAGCCGCACTGACTCTCCTGACCGCCGTTGCCGACGATCGCGTCCCAATAACGATCGGTCTCGGCCTGGTCAGCCGTTGCGACCTGAAACGAAAACGCCCACGAGTGTTTGCAGCCCGGCCCACCGTTGAGCCCGATGCACGGAATGCCGAGCACCGTGAACTCGACCGTCAACACGTCCCCTTTCTTCCCCGCCGGATAATCGGCTGGCGCACGATGCACCGCGCCCACCGACGAATCGGGAAACGTCTGAGCATAAAACCGCGCGGCCTCTTCGGCGTCGCGATCGTACCACAGGCAAACAGTGTTCTTGGCTGGTTGAGTCATGTTGGTTCTCCGTAGCGATGAGTTGATCGGCCGACGTTTGCAGATTACGAGTGAGCTGGAAACGAAACTTTCCGAGTGTCGGCAAGTTGATTGTAAGATGAGTGGCGCGTCAGATGGCGGCAGCCAAGCGGTGGCTGCGCAAGTTGCTCGCTAGTTCCGCCCAGTGGCACATTGGCCATGATTTGCTTGGAGATTCAATCATGAAAGAATCACGCGCGCCTTTGCTGGTCGCATTCGCGCTACTGCTGTTGCCGGTGCTTTATGTCGGAAGCTATCTCGCGCTGGTGCGACCTGCGGGAATGCTGGTTGTCACAATTCGGGTGATGGGCAGCAGCAACAGAGTCGCCACGGGAAGCAAAACGCATTACTTGCTGGGCGGGCACGCCGCAGAGATTATCTTTCTGCCGCTCGAATTCGTTGACCGACAATTGCGGCCCGCAGAATGGAAGTAATTTGCGCACTCCAATGCGATCAGAGGCACGTCAACGGGAACCGAGGAAAGCATGTCCACGCTCATCTCACGCACGTTCACTGTCTCGATCAATCGCCCGCCAGCCGAGGTAGAAACTTACATCACTGATCCGTGCAATTTGCCGAAGTGGGCCGATGGTTTGGGGTCGTCGGTGCGAAATGAAAATGGCCAGTGGATCGTCACGACCCGGGCCGGCGAAGTGTCCATTCGCTTTGCGCCGCCGAATCCATTTGGAGTGATCGATCATTGGGTGAAGCTTGCGCCAGAGGTCGAAATTCACATTCCGATGCGCGTGCTGCCGAGCGGCGACGGGTGTGAAGTCTCGTTTACGCTGTTTCGATTGGCTACGATGAGTGATGAGCAATTCGCCGACGACCAGCAGAAGGTCGAGCGCGATATGCAGCGACTTCAGCAGATCTTGAATGGACACTAACCCTTACGCTTCGCCGCAGATTCCGCAGCAGGAAGATCCGAACTTCGAACATCGGACCATCCGCGGCAACTTTGTGGTCGATGACCTGACACAGCGCGACGCGGCCCGCGGATATCAGCTGCGGCACGTGGCCTGGCTTGGTTCGTCGCTGATCGCGATTCCTGTCATCATCGTGTGCGCGCTGCCGTTTCTCCCGGCAGGGAACAACCTGGACTTCATCGTGCTGGCGATTGGCGTATTGTTCTTCATCGGGGCGTTTGCTTCGATTGCGATTCACGTCTCGCTCGACTGGTCGATCTTCTGGCACAACCTGCGGCAACTCCGGTCGCACCCAATTCTGGGAACGGCCGGGCCCTGGTGGATTCAAATCGATGAAGCAGCCATTTCGATCGCCACGGCCCGCGGCCAGCAATCTTGGCCGATCGAAACCGTGCGACGGATGGAGCTGAATCAGCGGCCCATCGTGATCTGGCTCGAGCGCGATCTGGCCATCGCGCTGCCGAAGCATGGCGACTACGTGGAAGATGATTACGCCGGCGTCCGTCGCACGCTGCGGCAGCGGATCATGCACATCGGCGGGCCAATCGCTGGGGCTTTTGCTCCCAGTCGCTGATTTTGCGACTCAAGGGTCCGCTCTACCGGCACAGTCGTTACCGCCGTACCTCTTGGCGAAAAATACACCTGACGATGCGCGTCACCGCCGTTTGACAACGATGCGATCGCGCCGCAGCAGGACGTATGTTTTCCCTGAGCCGGCATCCCGCCGGTCTGCCAGCAATCGCGAGTTGCGAGCCCCGCATGAGTACGATTACGTCCATTCTTCTCGTTGATGACGACGCCGCCATGCTGCGGCTGCTCGCTCGTTGGCTGGAGCTCGCCGGCTATCGCGTGCGCACCGCTCGCGACGGCAACGAAGCGTGCGCCGCCATCGAGCTCGAGTGTCCGCAGATCGTCATCACCGATTGGGAAATGCCCGGCATGGACGGCCACGAGCTGTGCCGCTGGGTTCGCTCGCAATCACTGCCGCACTACGTCTATCTGATGCTGCTGACGGTCCGCAGTGGTCTTGAAGATCTGGTGCGCGGTCTGGAATCTGGCGCCGATGATTTTCTAAAGAAACCGATCGACAAAGATGAGCTTCTCGCGCGCTTGCGCTCTGGCAGTCGTGTGCTCGAACTCGAACAACGACTCGGCGTGCTCGCGCGCTGCGATGCGCTCACCGGCTTGACGTCGCGGCGAACCTTTTTTGAATTCCTGAATCGCGAATGGAGCCGTTCGCAGCGTTATCATTTTCCGCTCTCCTGCGTGATGGTCGATATCGACTTCTTTAAACGAATCAACGATCTGCATGGCCATGCCGTGGGCGATGAAGTCATCCGCCGCGTCGGCGCCGCACTCGCCGAAGGTTGCCGCAATAGTGATGTGGTGAGTCGTTACGGCGGCGAAGAATTCTGTCTGTTGCTGCCCGAAACCAGCGAAGACAACGCTGCCATCTGGGCCAACCGAATGCGTCAGCGCTTGGCTGACCTGAAGTTTCAAGTTGGCGACAAGGAAGTGCAAATCACGGCGAGTCTGGGCGTGGCGCAGCGGATGGACGACATGGCGTCGCCGGAGCAACTCATCGATATGGCCGATCAGGCCTTGATGGTGGCAAAGCGTTCGGGGCGCGATCGCGTCGTGACCTATCACTCGCTGAGCGAAGCCAAGCCAAAGTCGACCAGCAGCACCAGCCCGGCGGTTCTGCTGCAAGATGTTCCTGCTCGCCAGGTAATGACCACGCTAGTCGCCGGCCTGCATCAAGAAGACACCGTCGATATCGCCTCGCGGCACTTCCTCCGCTTTCGCATCACCATCGCGCCGGTGGTCGACGACGACGGCAAGCTCGTCGGCGTGCTCTCCGAAAAAGATGTGATGGCCGCGATGCTGCAAGCCAATTGGTGGCAACTGCGCATCGCCGACGTGATGAAGACCAACGTCGTTTGTTACGAAGAAGACACTCCCGCGCTGAGCATTTATGAATTCCTCTGCCGCGTGACGCTGCGCGCCGCCGTGATCGTGAAGAACGGTGTGCCGAGCGGCTTGATCACTCGCGGCAGCGTGCTGCGATACTTCATCAACTGCTTATCGGTGCGCGGCCAACTGCGCGGCGGCGGTGAAGAAGCCGATGGCGTTGCTGTCACGAAGTCTTCGGCAGCCGAAGTGCGGCGGCGGATTCTGCAAACCGTGCGGGCCGTGAACGACGAAGCGCTTGATCTGCGCGAACGACTCGCCGAAGTGGAGCAAGACAGCCCCACTCCGCAGTCAGTGGCGAGCGAACTGGTCCCCTGTCTCGTCGGCGGCGCGTCGCGAATTCAAGAACTCGCCAACGATCTGCTGGCCTGTTCGCGGTTCGCCGGCGAAGTGGCCGAGCAGGCGGAACACGCGGTGCTGTTAGGTTAATTTGCGGGGAAAACCGCACCGTGCCAGCGGCAGACTGCTGTCTCCGTTTTTCGCCGATTCTGCTACGATTGCAGCATGAATGAGGCGAAACCAAATCCTTACGAATCACCCCGCCACGTCGACGTGCCCACCGATTTGCCCGATGGCGCCAAGCTGTTGCACGCAGAGCGGCCTGTCACGCGGAAAGAAATCGTGGCCTGGGCTCTGTGTGATTGGGCCAA contains:
- a CDS encoding cold-shock protein, which gives rise to MNYGVIYHVVFEKGFGFIKPDRGQDIFFPAVAVQDGRFDHIGPEQPVKYELEMMSDEEKKKAKGPRAKIVILIDKIPGGILEDTPAELRAKHHPNKRGRKATWKRKIELNKPPESEKPAAEAELESQTIAEPEATPDSDTPTS
- a CDS encoding RAD55 family ATPase, with product MTARQTTGVDGLDELLGGGLLPGTLTVVVGATGIGKTQLGLQFAQAGVAQEKRRGVVFDCSSRGDSQNHAAYAQRMFDARLAVADVNRLVELDDFFAASKQFGDYLHVFDYSGQRVTRKDLDWDDWRNWQAHLNARLRAAISFLYGNLVQGSRRIVIDGIEPVDRPGESIQFHLFEYVYHQVLRKDPEWVARDLFREHYRQNAEAAAAHVYDPAQVGCVLLVTSHETMLDDLISRPLAEGDVLSNANTLIYMGKTRNGDRMGRSLFVAKHRGSACDERIVPYRIDDRGVHVG
- a CDS encoding response regulator, with amino-acid sequence MTDQSDSHTPLRIMVVEDNKDAADSLAMLLRIECAHTVDVAYTGLQALQLANVHRPDVVLLDLGLPTLNGFQVAEEMRAMPAGDEITIIAITGHSDPVVIDAATAAGINLHLTKPVDIQHLLRYLSGSGLN
- a CDS encoding dihydrolipoyl dehydrogenase family protein, whose protein sequence is MSLSFDLICVGSGPAAATVAVTCAKAGWNVAIVESQDFGGTCALHGCNPKKVFTNAAALFDRFQRSQEKLTRGKARIEWSDLVAFQHEFTDPVREKSEEKFEQRGIKTFHGVARFVGERIIEVGEQRLEARRIFLGVGARPTPLKIIGNELAITSDDFMELAELPARVLFLGGGFISFEFAHLAARVGSQVTISDRHELPLRSFDPDLVRLLMKSSQEAGIDIRNETEARQIERSANGLRVTLTTKTGDKLIDVDLVVNSGGRVPDLAGLNLEAGSIAHGKRGVQVNEFLQSTTNPAVYAGGDCADTGVQMLAPTANESARIAAKNLLAGEPATAVDYGPVPQVVFSVPPLAAVGMSEADARNKGLEIDIRYEDLSTKGEVRKLCSSTAGCKLIIDRRSDRILGAHLLGPHADEVINVFALAIRQKLTAAELKSMLFTYPTMTAEYCRLL
- a CDS encoding VOC family protein, whose translation is MTQPAKNTVCLWYDRDAEEAARFYAQTFPDSSVGAVHRAPADYPAGKKGDVLTVEFTVLGIPCIGLNGGPGCKHSWAFSFQVATADQAETDRYWDAIVGNGGQESQCGWCQDKWGLSWQITPVVLTKAFTSTDPAVGKRAFEAMMTMKKIDVAKIEAAVRG
- a CDS encoding SRPBCC family protein, giving the protein MSTLISRTFTVSINRPPAEVETYITDPCNLPKWADGLGSSVRNENGQWIVTTRAGEVSIRFAPPNPFGVIDHWVKLAPEVEIHIPMRVLPSGDGCEVSFTLFRLATMSDEQFADDQQKVERDMQRLQQILNGH
- a CDS encoding diguanylate cyclase, which encodes MSTITSILLVDDDAAMLRLLARWLELAGYRVRTARDGNEACAAIELECPQIVITDWEMPGMDGHELCRWVRSQSLPHYVYLMLLTVRSGLEDLVRGLESGADDFLKKPIDKDELLARLRSGSRVLELEQRLGVLARCDALTGLTSRRTFFEFLNREWSRSQRYHFPLSCVMVDIDFFKRINDLHGHAVGDEVIRRVGAALAEGCRNSDVVSRYGGEEFCLLLPETSEDNAAIWANRMRQRLADLKFQVGDKEVQITASLGVAQRMDDMASPEQLIDMADQALMVAKRSGRDRVVTYHSLSEAKPKSTSSTSPAVLLQDVPARQVMTTLVAGLHQEDTVDIASRHFLRFRITIAPVVDDDGKLVGVLSEKDVMAAMLQANWWQLRIADVMKTNVVCYEEDTPALSIYEFLCRVTLRAAVIVKNGVPSGLITRGSVLRYFINCLSVRGQLRGGGEEADGVAVTKSSAAEVRRRILQTVRAVNDEALDLRERLAEVEQDSPTPQSVASELVPCLVGGASRIQELANDLLACSRFAGEVAEQAEHAVLLG